Proteins encoded together in one Citromicrobium bathyomarinum window:
- a CDS encoding MDR family MFS transporter — translation MTEILAAQDTSIGPAGSRKNADVTAWVAVAAGALGAMLATLDISIVNSALPVIQGEIGATGAEGTWIATSFLVAEIVVIPLSAWLERLFGLRTLLIIAVSAFTAFSVLCGVATDLTTMIIGRTGQGFMGGVLIPTAMTIVAKRLPPHQQPIGMALFGMTVVLGPVMGPLIGGWLTENLSWHYAFFVNVPVCAILLLLLFIGLPHEKPKWEYLTDADWAGILGLILGLGGLTVVLEEGHREEWFESSLIRWLTVVTIIGFACLIYGQVKARKPVLKLQLLFNRQFASVAIMALALGMVMYGSTYVIPQFLAIISDYNAFQTGLVIFWMGVPAFLLMPVLPLMIRKVDIRIAVGTGMLLMAISCFVSTSLTAESGGAVFTESQLIRGAGMILAMMFLNQATVASVAKEDAGDASGIFNAARNLGGSFALSALASFQDQRIWHHSRRMEETLNANSVSLQAYLEGLARNFGGMEGAMAVLSRTLQREAFIMTYNDVFLVMGILTLATVPLVLFLRPLPKNVSLSMH, via the coding sequence ATGACCGAGATACTGGCAGCGCAGGACACTTCGATCGGGCCGGCCGGGAGCCGAAAGAACGCAGACGTGACTGCCTGGGTCGCTGTGGCCGCGGGCGCGCTCGGCGCCATGCTCGCGACGCTGGACATATCAATCGTCAATTCCGCACTCCCCGTCATTCAGGGCGAGATCGGTGCCACAGGCGCCGAAGGCACCTGGATTGCTACGTCATTTCTCGTTGCTGAAATCGTCGTCATTCCGCTGAGCGCTTGGCTGGAACGGCTGTTCGGTCTGCGAACCCTCCTCATCATCGCTGTCAGCGCGTTCACCGCATTTTCGGTGCTATGCGGTGTAGCCACCGACCTTACGACCATGATCATCGGCCGAACGGGCCAGGGCTTCATGGGCGGAGTCCTCATTCCGACCGCAATGACTATTGTGGCTAAACGATTGCCGCCGCACCAACAGCCCATCGGAATGGCCCTGTTCGGCATGACTGTGGTTCTTGGCCCCGTGATGGGGCCATTGATCGGCGGCTGGCTGACCGAGAACCTGAGCTGGCACTATGCCTTTTTCGTCAATGTGCCAGTCTGCGCAATCCTGCTGCTCCTGCTGTTTATCGGGCTGCCTCACGAGAAGCCCAAGTGGGAATATCTCACGGACGCCGATTGGGCTGGCATTCTCGGGCTGATCCTCGGACTGGGCGGTCTGACTGTTGTACTCGAGGAAGGGCACCGTGAAGAATGGTTCGAGTCCTCACTCATTCGCTGGCTAACGGTGGTGACCATTATCGGCTTTGCCTGTTTGATTTACGGACAAGTGAAAGCACGCAAGCCGGTCTTGAAGTTGCAGCTCCTGTTCAATCGACAGTTCGCCAGCGTCGCGATCATGGCTCTCGCCCTGGGCATGGTGATGTATGGTTCAACCTACGTTATCCCCCAGTTCCTCGCGATCATCTCTGACTATAATGCTTTTCAGACGGGACTGGTCATCTTCTGGATGGGTGTCCCGGCCTTTCTCCTGATGCCGGTTCTGCCCCTGATGATCCGCAAGGTGGACATCCGCATTGCCGTCGGCACCGGAATGCTGCTGATGGCGATCAGCTGCTTTGTCAGCACGAGTCTGACCGCGGAATCCGGCGGCGCAGTCTTCACTGAAAGTCAGCTTATCCGCGGGGCCGGAATGATACTTGCGATGATGTTCCTGAATCAGGCAACGGTTGCGTCGGTGGCCAAGGAAGACGCGGGCGATGCCTCGGGCATTTTCAACGCGGCCCGCAATCTCGGTGGCTCTTTCGCTCTTTCGGCTCTGGCATCGTTCCAGGACCAGCGGATCTGGCATCATAGCCGGCGGATGGAAGAGACCCTGAATGCGAACAGCGTTTCGCTACAGGCCTATCTCGAAGGGCTGGCGCGAAACTTCGGCGGCATGGAGGGGGCGATGGCCGTCCTGAGCCGCACCCTCCAACGCGAGGCGTTCATAATGACCTACAATGATGTGTTCCTGGTTATGGGGATTCTGACCCTCGCGACGGTTCCGCTGGTCCTCTTCCTGAGGCCGCTTCCAAAAAATGTCTCCCTTTCGATGCACTGA
- a CDS encoding HlyD family secretion protein encodes MTDNSNQPEQEGTTPTKPQSRRGLRIVLIIVGLAVLLGGIWWYYRHVTYGQYMQSTDNAYVAADSVVISSKVAGYVEEVFVGENEQVARGGALVQLDLRDYQAQAQQARAQIAATLAGADTIRSQVAEQDAAIRQARAQLAAARAALDLANDQVARYRPLAATGAEPREKLDQYEAQARQARAELAAAQAAVAAATARRGTLFEQISQTQAQADAARAQLETADLTVESTLLRASKAGRVGDLSVRVGQFVQPGQRLMTVVPVSAIYVTANFKETQVGLIRAGQSVRLEVDALPGLEIAGRVVSISPGTGAEFSILPPENATGNFTKIVQRIPVRIAIDAPPEVRRLLVPGMSVVATVDTRNAAGELEEISSRTQ; translated from the coding sequence ATGACCGATAACTCCAACCAACCGGAGCAGGAGGGCACAACCCCAACGAAACCGCAATCGCGGCGTGGCTTGCGCATCGTGCTAATCATCGTTGGTCTTGCCGTGCTGCTTGGCGGGATCTGGTGGTACTACCGGCACGTAACCTACGGACAGTACATGCAGTCGACCGATAACGCCTATGTCGCTGCCGACAGCGTCGTTATCTCTTCCAAGGTAGCGGGATACGTCGAAGAGGTCTTCGTGGGGGAGAACGAGCAGGTTGCTCGCGGCGGAGCCCTCGTACAACTGGATTTGCGGGATTATCAGGCGCAAGCGCAACAGGCGCGCGCGCAGATCGCTGCGACCCTGGCCGGTGCCGACACAATCCGTTCTCAGGTAGCCGAACAGGATGCAGCCATTCGCCAGGCGCGGGCCCAACTCGCCGCCGCGCGCGCAGCACTGGACCTCGCGAACGACCAGGTGGCGCGATATCGGCCCCTTGCCGCGACAGGAGCCGAACCGCGGGAAAAGCTAGACCAGTATGAGGCGCAGGCGCGGCAGGCGCGGGCCGAACTCGCCGCTGCGCAGGCGGCGGTGGCTGCCGCGACCGCTCGCCGGGGGACCCTGTTCGAGCAGATCAGCCAGACCCAGGCGCAGGCGGACGCGGCCCGCGCTCAGCTGGAAACAGCCGACCTTACGGTTGAATCGACCTTGCTGCGCGCCAGCAAGGCCGGCCGCGTCGGCGATCTCTCGGTGAGGGTGGGCCAGTTCGTGCAACCGGGTCAACGTTTGATGACGGTGGTTCCGGTGAGCGCGATCTACGTGACCGCGAACTTCAAAGAAACGCAGGTCGGCCTCATCCGGGCCGGCCAGAGCGTCAGGCTCGAAGTTGACGCCCTGCCAGGCCTTGAGATCGCGGGACGAGTGGTCAGCATATCGCCGGGAACGGGCGCGGAATTTTCCATCCTCCCCCCCGAAAATGCCACCGGCAACTTTACCAAGATCGTTCAACGGATACCCGTCCGCATCGCTATCGATGCTCCCCCTGAAGTGCGGCGTCTGCTCGTTCCCGGCATGTCGGTAGTGGCTACGGTCGACACCCGGAATGCTGCCGGCGAATTGGAAGAGATCTCGAGTCGGACTCAATGA
- a CDS encoding MarR family transcriptional regulator, with protein MDEKPDTMSRSQRRQKVITDNDRILYLMDEISRGARRVYDARVARIGLNQTQWRIIGQLLRDPALTQAEIAKKLELESATIGQAVAGLCARGLMKRLRAETDRRAWQLILTEQLDDLLPELRGSADRLHDLLWRDIAADEKRTLQQILERVSENLDQHRAEAE; from the coding sequence ATGGATGAAAAACCAGATACCATGTCACGGTCTCAGCGTCGGCAGAAGGTCATCACCGATAATGACCGCATTCTCTATCTTATGGACGAGATCAGTCGCGGCGCGCGCAGAGTGTACGATGCGAGGGTCGCCAGGATCGGTCTCAATCAGACACAGTGGAGGATCATCGGACAACTTCTTCGCGATCCTGCCCTTACGCAGGCTGAAATCGCCAAGAAACTGGAACTGGAATCGGCGACCATCGGCCAGGCGGTTGCAGGTCTTTGCGCACGCGGGCTGATGAAAAGGCTTCGAGCTGAGACGGATCGGCGAGCGTGGCAGCTCATCCTCACGGAGCAGCTTGACGATCTGCTGCCCGAACTGAGAGGCTCCGCGGATAGGCTTCATGATCTGCTTTGGCGCGACATTGCCGCCGACGAGAAGCGAACGCTGCAGCAGATTCTTGAAAGGGTATCGGAAAATCTGGACCAACACCGTGCCGAGGCTGAATAA
- a CDS encoding AarF/UbiB family protein, translating into MASPPEKPIGSIARAAEIGRILMRHGAKNLAGALGFIPSSNNVIDPREFRPAAVVAFLRDIGPVGIKLGQLLATRSDLFTEHWITAFSTLHDQVSPVRFADIEPVLASSWGEDWRNDFAQFDEKPLASASIAQTYSAELRDGSKVIVKVRRPGTAARMEADVRLLVRLAEIAEARSPDIARYRPVEFLRTFGRNLAWEMDLAAESRACERIGAYLDTIGVRTPAIHWELTGLRVNVQERLYGRPASSLGSPSGDPRVAAFAKSYANAVLRMIILNGEFHGDPHPGNVFLIGEQDVGFIDFGSVGTLTKARRDEIVRLVLAIAGEKTSDVANVLLAWAGEPKVDRDALAVDLDQLIGEFRGTVLSGIEFSQIFSRVFDLLRDYRLVLPPDLAILLRTLLTAEGVVRSLAPDYNIAEDTRPIMTELFAERFSLASARSGLKKLRGQLLGLSASLPDILATANSIAKSGYVPVQLDPLSIEQLAGLRNERQSLKGPLAAALIVASALLVDQSWLLAGGALVIAGVVLIRKS; encoded by the coding sequence ATGGCATCGCCCCCGGAAAAGCCTATCGGCAGCATCGCTCGCGCCGCGGAGATTGGCCGAATCCTAATGAGGCACGGAGCGAAGAATCTCGCCGGAGCCCTCGGGTTTATTCCCTCTTCGAACAATGTCATCGACCCTCGCGAATTTCGCCCGGCCGCAGTTGTCGCGTTCCTCCGTGACATCGGGCCAGTCGGCATAAAACTGGGGCAGCTCCTCGCCACCCGAAGCGATCTGTTCACCGAACACTGGATCACGGCATTCTCAACCCTGCACGATCAGGTGTCGCCAGTGCGCTTCGCAGATATCGAGCCCGTACTTGCTTCAAGCTGGGGTGAGGACTGGCGGAACGACTTTGCGCAGTTCGACGAAAAGCCTTTGGCGTCCGCCTCGATTGCACAGACCTATTCCGCCGAGCTAAGGGACGGTAGCAAGGTCATCGTGAAGGTTCGACGCCCGGGCACCGCCGCGCGGATGGAAGCCGATGTGCGTCTGCTTGTGCGTCTTGCCGAGATCGCAGAAGCACGCTCTCCTGACATCGCGCGTTACCGGCCAGTCGAGTTTCTGCGGACCTTCGGCCGCAATCTTGCCTGGGAGATGGACCTCGCTGCGGAATCCCGAGCCTGCGAGCGGATCGGCGCATATCTCGATACCATCGGCGTCAGGACCCCGGCCATCCATTGGGAACTGACCGGGCTGCGGGTGAACGTTCAGGAACGCCTGTACGGCAGGCCCGCGTCTTCGCTGGGCAGCCCATCGGGCGACCCGCGGGTGGCGGCTTTCGCTAAAAGCTATGCCAACGCTGTCCTGCGGATGATCATCCTGAACGGCGAATTTCACGGCGACCCCCATCCGGGTAACGTCTTCCTGATCGGCGAGCAGGATGTCGGCTTCATCGACTTCGGATCAGTCGGGACGCTCACCAAGGCCAGGCGCGACGAGATCGTCCGCCTCGTGCTTGCGATTGCTGGTGAGAAAACCAGCGATGTCGCGAATGTCCTGCTCGCATGGGCGGGGGAGCCGAAGGTGGATCGCGATGCGCTCGCGGTGGATCTGGATCAGTTGATCGGAGAGTTCAGGGGAACCGTGCTATCTGGCATCGAGTTCTCGCAGATTTTTTCCCGCGTTTTCGACCTGTTGCGGGATTATCGACTGGTTCTGCCACCTGATCTGGCCATTCTTCTGCGTACCTTGCTTACGGCAGAGGGTGTCGTCCGATCACTGGCACCCGACTATAACATTGCCGAGGACACCCGGCCGATCATGACGGAGCTTTTCGCCGAGCGGTTCTCGCTCGCTAGCGCTCGGTCGGGTTTGAAGAAACTTCGCGGTCAGCTGCTGGGGTTGTCGGCGTCCTTGCCCGACATACTTGCCACTGCGAACTCGATCGCAAAGTCAGGATATGTGCCGGTTCAGCTCGATCCGCTCAGTATCGAGCAACTCGCAGGACTTCGCAATGAGCGTCAGTCCTTGAAAGGCCCTCTAGCTGCCGCATTGATCGTGGCTAGCGCATTGCTTGTCGATCAATCCTGGCTTCTGGCTGGCGGCGCGCTTGTGATTGCTGGGGTGGTGCTCATCCGAAAATCATAA
- a CDS encoding site-specific integrase → MTGYDLKHILAEELARVVPGEAGKRRTRFDYVLPGFGERIHRSGRKSYVLQRTIGGKQRLITIGDAAILTERIAKDVARRLILRIELGQNPADKKKRGTKTPTYAAFLQSYWDVAAPTWKKSTREIQDIYRRTHLDHAFAGKFIDEIDHADAVRWHAEVTRSAGPGAANRAMEILKAMFAKAEAWGYIPEHSNPFRGVKKNRGRKIERFLSDAEMARLGKALVDRRADQPVEAAVVTLLTLTGCRRGEILNLTWGEVQGRKLKLTDSKTGPRIVWLGQEARAVLDGLPRGKKDELVFPFKGQSVSAIDWFWRKLRRDAGLDDVRLHDLRHNYASLAARSSETLPMIGSLLGHRQVSTTARYAHLDDTSLLEAATEIGDEIACRLALSEAPWRQ, encoded by the coding sequence GTGACCGGATACGATCTGAAGCATATCCTGGCCGAGGAACTCGCGCGCGTTGTTCCGGGAGAGGCTGGGAAGCGCCGGACGAGGTTTGACTACGTGCTTCCGGGCTTTGGCGAGCGCATCCACCGCTCAGGACGCAAGAGCTACGTCCTCCAGCGGACCATCGGTGGCAAGCAGCGGTTGATAACGATCGGCGATGCCGCCATCCTTACCGAGCGCATCGCGAAGGATGTTGCCCGCCGGCTGATCCTCCGGATCGAGCTCGGGCAGAACCCGGCAGACAAGAAGAAGCGCGGCACGAAGACGCCGACCTATGCGGCGTTCCTTCAGTCGTATTGGGATGTGGCGGCACCGACCTGGAAGAAGTCCACGCGCGAGATCCAGGACATCTACCGCCGCACCCATCTCGACCATGCGTTTGCGGGCAAGTTCATCGACGAGATCGATCATGCCGATGCGGTGCGCTGGCACGCGGAGGTAACGCGCTCGGCAGGGCCGGGCGCGGCAAACCGCGCCATGGAAATTCTGAAAGCCATGTTCGCCAAGGCCGAGGCCTGGGGCTATATTCCGGAGCATTCAAACCCCTTTCGAGGCGTGAAGAAGAACAGGGGGCGCAAGATCGAACGGTTTCTGAGCGACGCCGAGATGGCGCGGCTCGGGAAAGCCCTTGTCGACCGACGCGCTGACCAGCCCGTCGAGGCGGCGGTAGTCACACTGCTCACGTTGACGGGATGCCGACGCGGCGAAATCCTCAACCTCACCTGGGGCGAGGTTCAGGGGCGGAAGCTCAAACTGACCGATTCCAAGACAGGTCCGCGCATCGTCTGGCTTGGCCAGGAGGCGAGGGCGGTGCTCGATGGATTGCCGCGTGGGAAGAAGGATGAGCTAGTGTTTCCGTTCAAGGGGCAGTCGGTTTCAGCGATCGACTGGTTCTGGCGCAAGCTTCGGCGTGATGCCGGTCTGGATGACGTCAGGCTCCACGATCTGAGGCACAACTATGCCAGCCTGGCAGCGCGATCATCCGAGACTTTGCCGATGATTGGAAGCCTCCTTGGCCACAGGCAGGTTTCGACAACAGCTCGGTATGCACACTTGGATGATACCTCCCTCCTTGAGGCTGCGACCGAAATTGGTGATGAAATCGCGTGCAGACTGGCGCTATCCGAAGCCCCCTGGCGTCAGTGA
- a CDS encoding site-specific integrase has product MVTLGRAGVAAGALGAPAARAAARRLLIRATLADLPSAPEQKKVPLFVDFAEEFWTDYSPHWKPSTRTSSRSRIDQLLIPHFGELPVDMIARSDINRWRDTMTKREGSFNRTIPIMSVMMQYAEKLGYRAKCSNPCRGVSRFKRELPERYLSADEYRRLGRALANHEFANPFVIPALLLLVYTGARASEIATLRWRYVQIPRLALPDSKTGPKTIYLNPQAIEILSGLDRRADDQLVFPALHREGPINLGEHWIRIRRKAALPDVRLHDLRHSFASAAIAKGIPLATIGKLLGHALPETTARYAHLADDIISESADRICSSLAGALGIAA; this is encoded by the coding sequence ATGGTGACGCTGGGACGCGCGGGAGTGGCGGCAGGTGCGCTGGGCGCTCCCGCCGCGCGCGCTGCCGCGCGCAGATTGCTCATCAGGGCTACGCTTGCCGACCTGCCGTCTGCGCCCGAGCAGAAAAAGGTCCCGCTCTTTGTCGACTTCGCCGAGGAATTCTGGACCGACTATTCGCCGCACTGGAAGCCGTCGACCAGGACGAGCTCGCGCTCGCGCATCGATCAGCTGCTCATTCCGCATTTCGGCGAACTTCCGGTCGACATGATCGCACGGTCAGACATCAACCGCTGGCGCGACACCATGACAAAGAGGGAAGGGAGCTTCAATCGCACCATCCCGATCATGTCTGTCATGATGCAGTATGCGGAAAAGCTCGGGTATCGCGCCAAATGCTCCAACCCGTGTCGCGGTGTGTCCCGCTTCAAGCGCGAGCTCCCGGAGCGCTACCTTTCCGCCGACGAATACCGCAGGCTCGGGCGCGCGTTGGCCAATCACGAGTTTGCGAACCCGTTCGTGATCCCCGCGCTTCTCTTGCTCGTTTACACGGGTGCACGTGCTTCGGAGATTGCGACCTTGCGCTGGCGCTACGTCCAGATTCCTCGACTTGCGCTACCCGACAGCAAGACCGGCCCGAAGACCATTTATCTCAACCCGCAAGCGATCGAAATTCTGAGTGGCCTCGACCGCCGGGCCGACGACCAGCTTGTCTTTCCGGCGTTGCATCGGGAGGGACCAATCAATCTTGGAGAACACTGGATCAGGATCAGGCGCAAGGCCGCTCTTCCCGATGTCCGGCTCCACGATCTTCGCCACAGCTTTGCCTCAGCGGCCATTGCCAAGGGCATTCCACTCGCGACCATCGGCAAGCTGTTGGGGCACGCGCTTCCCGAGACGACCGCGCGCTATGCGCATCTTGCAGACGACATCATCTCGGAGAGCGCCGACCGGATTTGTTCGAGCCTCGCCGGTGCGCTGGGCATCGCGGCGTGA
- a CDS encoding DUF6437 family protein has product MPSNRSAVAALRKLEANQAALNQRKQHLEEQAALELGRVILGTGVEAFSKKGLSRVAAELGKLGEEGALRKLVSSAPSSSRSGQTPSE; this is encoded by the coding sequence ATGCCATCGAACCGCAGCGCCGTTGCCGCCCTCCGAAAGCTCGAAGCCAATCAGGCAGCCCTCAACCAGCGTAAGCAGCACCTCGAAGAGCAGGCCGCGCTTGAACTCGGCCGCGTGATCCTCGGAACAGGTGTCGAGGCCTTCTCGAAGAAGGGCCTATCGAGGGTCGCCGCCGAGTTGGGCAAGCTCGGGGAAGAGGGTGCTCTGCGAAAGCTGGTTTCGTCTGCGCCGTCGTCTTCCCGATCCGGGCAGACGCCATCGGAATAA
- a CDS encoding single-stranded DNA-binding protein yields the protein MTNIAILTGRIARDPDTRETKGGTNVTGITVVTDRPARDKDGKTYKDENGYTAKESEFHRVTCFNGLAKTVGQYCTKGQLVSVQGRIHYTQWEDKDGVTRYGTEILADKVDFLSRGNGSGEEGDNTDAPEID from the coding sequence ATGACCAATATCGCAATCCTCACCGGCCGCATCGCCCGCGATCCCGACACCCGCGAGACCAAGGGCGGCACCAATGTCACCGGGATTACCGTCGTCACCGATCGCCCCGCGCGCGACAAGGACGGCAAGACCTACAAGGACGAGAACGGCTACACTGCCAAGGAAAGCGAGTTTCACCGGGTGACCTGCTTCAATGGCCTCGCCAAGACCGTCGGGCAGTACTGCACCAAGGGCCAGCTGGTATCGGTCCAAGGCCGCATCCACTACACCCAGTGGGAAGACAAGGACGGAGTTACCCGCTACGGAACCGAGATCCTCGCCGACAAGGTCGACTTCCTCTCGCGCGGCAACGGCTCCGGCGAAGAAGGCGACAACACCGACGCTCCCGAGATCGACTGA
- a CDS encoding DUF2493 domain-containing protein, with protein sequence MYDSFIDHLSGLDLSGLNIRPAPFNETDFPCEDAIDQTLCAVWSDLFAMFSDTALEADAEDIAWGMVNLFHRAASRKSAQLDRASDEIRVLLASADGSEVHSSNLEEQVERAQAAEASMLAFEQMREMAATLYRDETGSSWKPVSGSRASHSRHLTSAVIDARDFLRARAENRRHALIPEGTPVVFAGGRQSFESAEEARVYADSIWATLDKVRDVVPDLFLVHGGDGKGADRLAASWAERREVQQLTYSLDRRLGARAGFKRNEQMLSLNPRYVVAFPGNGVTERLVIDAKTRRITVVDRRGLLGTSPA encoded by the coding sequence ATGTACGACAGCTTCATCGACCATTTGAGCGGCCTTGACCTTTCAGGCCTCAACATCAGGCCAGCCCCGTTCAACGAGACCGACTTTCCCTGCGAGGATGCGATCGACCAGACGCTTTGCGCCGTATGGTCCGACCTCTTCGCGATGTTTTCCGACACGGCCCTGGAAGCTGATGCCGAGGATATTGCCTGGGGCATGGTCAATCTCTTCCACCGCGCTGCAAGCCGCAAGTCCGCTCAGCTCGACCGGGCCAGCGACGAGATCCGGGTCCTCCTCGCATCGGCCGATGGCTCCGAAGTGCATTCGAGTAACCTCGAAGAGCAGGTCGAGCGCGCGCAGGCTGCCGAAGCAAGCATGCTGGCCTTCGAGCAGATGCGCGAGATGGCTGCTACACTCTATCGCGACGAAACCGGTTCCTCGTGGAAGCCCGTTTCCGGCTCGCGCGCGAGCCATTCGCGCCACCTAACCTCGGCTGTTATCGATGCCCGAGATTTCCTTCGCGCACGTGCCGAGAACCGGCGTCACGCCCTGATCCCGGAGGGAACTCCGGTCGTCTTTGCCGGTGGTCGTCAGAGCTTCGAGAGCGCCGAGGAGGCGCGCGTTTATGCCGACAGTATCTGGGCGACGCTGGACAAGGTTCGCGATGTGGTTCCCGATCTCTTCCTGGTCCATGGCGGGGACGGCAAGGGTGCCGATCGCCTGGCAGCGAGCTGGGCTGAACGCCGCGAAGTGCAGCAGCTTACCTATTCGCTCGACCGTCGGCTTGGCGCTCGCGCCGGCTTCAAGCGCAACGAGCAGATGCTCTCGCTCAATCCCCGCTACGTTGTCGCATTTCCGGGCAATGGCGTGACCGAACGACTGGTGATCGACGCCAAGACGCGTCGGATCACCGTGGTCGATCGTCGCGGGCTGTTGGGCACCAGCCCGGCGTAA
- a CDS encoding zincin-like metallopeptidase domain-containing protein, translating into MTKSRRTASTSPAQRITAAIIEKLEQGTKPWVKPWRGVPVSRPLRSCGTPYRGMNTFWLWMVADGCGYASPYWMTYRQCQKLGGQVRKGEKSTIAIFYKSYTKEVETAEGEADTENRRVLKAYAVFNADQCDGLPAFYHPKPLVAALEPKGREDRLDAFFAHIGADLRHYGAQAYYEPLRDRVTMPPAELFEAYDHYYATLAHELSHWTGHSSRLDRDLKNRFVSEAYAAEELIAELSSAILGAELGLPVTHLDHHASYIASWLKILKSDERAILTAAAKAEEAACLLLELGGHQSCESEPDIHLADAA; encoded by the coding sequence ATGACCAAGTCCCGCCGCACTGCTTCGACTTCGCCTGCCCAGCGCATCACCGCCGCCATCATCGAAAAGCTCGAGCAAGGCACAAAGCCCTGGGTCAAGCCGTGGCGCGGTGTGCCCGTCTCGCGGCCCTTGCGCTCCTGCGGGACGCCCTATCGCGGCATGAACACCTTCTGGTTGTGGATGGTGGCCGACGGCTGTGGCTACGCCTCGCCCTACTGGATGACCTATCGCCAGTGCCAGAAGCTCGGCGGACAGGTCCGCAAGGGTGAGAAATCGACCATCGCGATCTTCTACAAGAGCTACACGAAGGAGGTCGAGACCGCCGAAGGCGAAGCCGACACCGAGAACCGGCGCGTGCTCAAGGCCTATGCTGTCTTCAATGCCGACCAGTGCGATGGCCTCCCTGCATTCTACCATCCCAAACCGCTGGTTGCCGCGCTCGAGCCCAAAGGACGCGAAGACCGGCTCGATGCCTTCTTTGCCCATATTGGCGCAGACCTGCGCCATTATGGTGCGCAGGCCTATTACGAGCCGCTGCGTGACCGTGTCACCATGCCGCCAGCCGAACTGTTCGAAGCCTATGACCACTACTATGCAACGCTCGCACACGAGCTGTCGCACTGGACGGGGCATTCCTCGCGGCTCGATCGCGATCTCAAGAATCGCTTCGTCAGCGAGGCCTATGCCGCCGAAGAACTGATCGCCGAACTTTCGTCGGCAATCCTTGGAGCCGAACTGGGTCTTCCGGTCACTCACCTCGACCATCACGCCAGCTACATCGCGTCCTGGCTCAAGATCCTCAAATCGGACGAGCGCGCGATCCTGACCGCTGCGGCAAAGGCCGAGGAAGCGGCCTGCCTGTTGCTCGAACTTGGCGGTCACCAATCCTGTGAAAGCGAGCCCGACATCCATCTAGCTGATGCAGCCTGA
- a CDS encoding multicopper oxidase domain-containing protein gives MPLVLTADSGDRIYVNGTQNAVFDARTGQLRLRILNGSNARFYDFSLSGGQTMELIASDSGLLDRPHAVRSLRLAPGERVQILVDLSEGRPLSLVATSPDNSMGMMGGDGGGMMGGGMGRRRDDARMDEPFRALDIRPAGSSPRRILPPQLAALPALNPSLAVRTRRFVLDMGMRGGGMSINGANMDMNVINQRVPVDQWEIWEIANASMMAHPFHIHNAQFRVIDRGGRTPPPLETGFKDTVVVNPREQVRVLLRFAEHNDPDLPYMYHCHILEHEDAGMMRQFVVVKS, from the coding sequence GTGCCATTGGTGCTGACGGCGGACAGCGGGGATCGTATCTACGTCAATGGCACGCAAAACGCGGTGTTTGACGCTCGGACCGGTCAGTTACGCTTGCGGATCCTCAATGGATCGAACGCACGCTTCTACGATTTCTCGCTGTCCGGTGGTCAGACCATGGAGCTCATCGCGAGCGATAGCGGCTTGCTGGATCGCCCGCATGCGGTCCGCTCGCTCAGGCTCGCACCGGGTGAGCGGGTGCAGATCCTCGTCGATCTTTCCGAAGGGCGCCCACTCAGCCTTGTGGCGACCAGTCCGGACAATTCGATGGGCATGATGGGAGGCGACGGCGGCGGTATGATGGGAGGCGGTATGGGCCGACGGCGCGACGATGCCCGGATGGACGAGCCGTTCCGCGCCCTCGATATCAGGCCCGCCGGCTCCTCGCCGCGAAGGATTCTTCCGCCGCAGCTTGCCGCGCTCCCAGCACTCAACCCTTCACTTGCAGTGCGAACCCGGCGGTTCGTGCTCGATATGGGAATGAGGGGCGGCGGGATGTCTATAAATGGTGCCAACATGGACATGAATGTCATCAACCAGCGGGTGCCCGTCGACCAGTGGGAGATTTGGGAGATCGCCAATGCCTCGATGATGGCCCATCCCTTTCATATCCATAATGCGCAGTTTCGCGTGATCGATCGCGGCGGCCGCACGCCGCCGCCGCTGGAAACGGGATTCAAGGATACGGTCGTCGTCAATCCGCGCGAGCAGGTGCGCGTGCTCCTGCGCTTCGCGGAACATAACGATCCGGACCTGCCTTACATGTATCACTGCCACATTCTCGAACATGAGGACGCAGGCATGATGCGACAGTTCGTCGTGGTGAAGAGCTAG